In Chryseobacterium gleum, a single genomic region encodes these proteins:
- a CDS encoding AMP-binding protein, translated as MKTDTLFKQSIENKEDFWREQAGKIQWFEFPQQILSKDENNYPQWFSDGKLNMCYLCIDKHIEDGFGDQIAIVYDSPVTSQKKTFTFNQAKEEIAKLAGGLISLGLKKGDTAVIYMPMIPQTLFAMLACARIGVIHNVVFGGFAPHELVVRIDDCKPKVLITATAGVEIAKRIPYLPLVEKAIELAQDKVDNIVVYNRRLVDNQDEMFDGLIDYEELVEKSAPAECVSVESTHPLYLLYTSGTTGKPKGIVRDTGGYATALQFSMTYVYGVEPGETYWAASDFGWAVGHSFSVYGPLINRNTTIIFEGKPVMTPDAGTFWRIISEYKVSVMFTAPTAIRAIKKEDPNGELVKKYDLTHFRKQFLAGERCDVATLDWFAEHIGVPAIDHWWQTESGWPMLGLLTHDENYQIKRASAGKPVPGYDIKIFDENGFELDPHHEGYLVIKLPLPPGAMLGIWKDYDRFESSYLSQYKGYYFSGDGAIQDEDGYIFITGRVDDVINVAGHRLSTSEMEEIVSSHPDVAECAVVGIDDDLKGQVPFATVVLKNGSAISEEDIERDIIQMVRNKIGAVAFLKNAMVVKRLPKTRSGKILRKLIRTLLDGKDFQIPSTIDDEKIIDEIQEKIKEYRA; from the coding sequence ATGAAAACAGATACCTTATTTAAACAAAGCATAGAAAATAAAGAAGACTTCTGGAGAGAACAGGCAGGAAAAATACAATGGTTTGAATTTCCCCAACAGATCCTTTCAAAAGACGAAAATAATTACCCACAGTGGTTTTCTGATGGAAAACTTAACATGTGCTACTTATGTATCGATAAACATATTGAAGACGGATTTGGAGATCAGATTGCCATCGTTTATGATTCCCCTGTTACCAGCCAAAAGAAAACCTTCACTTTCAATCAGGCGAAAGAGGAAATTGCAAAGCTGGCTGGCGGATTGATTTCTTTAGGGCTAAAAAAAGGAGATACAGCCGTTATTTATATGCCCATGATTCCGCAGACGCTTTTTGCCATGCTGGCGTGTGCAAGAATCGGAGTCATTCATAATGTGGTTTTCGGAGGCTTTGCTCCCCACGAGCTTGTGGTAAGAATTGATGACTGCAAACCTAAAGTTTTAATCACTGCTACAGCCGGTGTGGAAATTGCCAAAAGAATTCCTTACCTGCCACTGGTAGAAAAAGCGATTGAGCTGGCTCAGGATAAAGTAGACAATATCGTTGTATACAATAGAAGATTAGTGGATAATCAGGATGAGATGTTTGACGGATTAATCGATTATGAAGAACTGGTAGAGAAATCAGCTCCGGCAGAATGTGTTTCTGTAGAATCTACCCATCCGCTTTACCTGCTTTACACTTCAGGTACTACAGGAAAGCCTAAAGGTATTGTTCGTGATACCGGAGGATATGCCACTGCATTGCAATTCTCAATGACCTATGTGTATGGTGTTGAGCCGGGAGAAACCTATTGGGCAGCTTCAGACTTTGGCTGGGCTGTAGGACACAGTTTTTCGGTGTACGGACCACTAATCAACAGGAATACGACGATTATTTTCGAAGGAAAGCCTGTCATGACTCCTGATGCCGGAACTTTCTGGAGAATTATCTCAGAATATAAAGTTTCGGTGATGTTTACGGCACCTACTGCGATCAGAGCTATAAAAAAAGAAGACCCGAACGGGGAACTGGTAAAAAAATACGATTTAACCCACTTCAGGAAACAGTTTCTTGCAGGCGAAAGATGTGATGTAGCCACTTTGGACTGGTTTGCAGAGCATATTGGTGTTCCGGCAATAGATCATTGGTGGCAGACAGAATCCGGATGGCCTATGCTTGGACTGCTGACTCATGATGAAAATTATCAGATCAAAAGGGCATCTGCCGGAAAACCTGTTCCCGGATATGATATTAAAATCTTTGATGAAAATGGCTTTGAACTGGATCCTCACCATGAAGGTTATCTAGTGATCAAGCTTCCTCTCCCACCCGGCGCCATGCTTGGAATCTGGAAAGACTATGACCGTTTTGAAAGCAGCTACCTTTCTCAGTACAAAGGATACTATTTCTCAGGAGACGGCGCCATACAGGATGAGGACGGCTATATTTTCATTACAGGACGAGTGGATGACGTAATCAACGTGGCAGGCCACAGACTTTCCACTTCTGAAATGGAAGAAATCGTTTCTTCACATCCGGACGTTGCCGAATGCGCTGTAGTAGGTATTGATGATGATTTAAAAGGGCAGGTTCCTTTTGCAACAGTAGTTCTAAAAAACGGCTCAGCTATTTCCGAAGAAGACATAGAGAGAGACATTATTCAGATGGTACGCAACAAAATCGGAGCGGTAGCTTTTCTTAAAAATGCCATGGTTGTCAAACGATTACCAAAAACCAGGTCAGGAAAGATTTTAAGAAAGCTGATCAGGACGTTACTGGATGGGAAAGATTTCCAGATTCCATCAACGATTGATGATGAAAAAATCATTGATGAAATTCAGGAAAAAATCAAAGAATATAGGGCTTAA
- a CDS encoding response regulator transcription factor yields the protein MRKIIIADDEHKILMSLEYSFKKNGYDVYIARDGTEVLDFLKTMVPDVILLDIMMPNLDGYSTLDIIRQDEKLKGTKVIFLSAKNNPRDIEKGLEMGADAYVTKPYSIKKLMQQIEEMF from the coding sequence ATGAGAAAGATCATTATTGCGGATGACGAACACAAAATATTAATGTCGCTGGAATACAGCTTTAAGAAAAACGGATATGACGTTTATATTGCCAGAGACGGCACAGAAGTTCTCGACTTTTTGAAAACAATGGTTCCGGATGTCATTCTTCTTGATATTATGATGCCGAACCTTGATGGATACAGCACTTTGGATATTATCAGACAGGATGAAAAACTGAAAGGTACCAAAGTGATCTTTCTGAGCGCTAAAAATAATCCCAGGGACATTGAAAAAGGACTGGAAATGGGCGCAGATGCTTACGTCACAAAACCGTACTCCATCAAAAAACTGATGCAGCAGATTGAGGAGATGTTTTAG
- a CDS encoding ATP-binding protein gives MSSFALFFVVLFYLALLFLVAYLAEKKRSKIWINNPYIYALSLAVYCTAWTYYGSIGVAATSGLNYLPIYIGPIMIIPAWIYINTRIVRISRVNKISSLADFISLRYGNSRSLSAIITVVCLLAIVPYIGLQIKAISETFHLVTETPMSNDILTDNATFVVVLIALFSSYYGTRYVDASEKRLGIISAIALESFLKLFFIIILGFFVIYYVFDGFSDIYEKASKFADFKEKNTFNGIEGAMNWMVLCMISATAICILPRQFHTAIVENRQEKHIRTAIWFFPLYLLIFTVFIFPIAWGGRLIFDGQKVNPEFYSILIPQHFDNTLITVFVFLGGLSSCISMIIISAITLSIMLSNNLIIPYGLLGKLKSENEEQNTRSITNIRKFSIFALIIMAFAFYKYFILKTSLDSVGLISFVVIAQLAPAFFGALFWRRGSYKGAVTGLIAGLIICYFGLIIPQYYFSYNQEFKGVLRDMYNAFGFFTIPYLGRIPQIFFWSMLVNTGLFTIISVSSKGNYRERNFAELYVDIDKYIQNHENAFIWRGTAYISDIRNILERFLGKNKTEQALRIFNLKYNIDSNTETADSRFIKFSENLLAGRIGTASAKILIEGVTKEDKISLKEVLNILEESKENISLNKKLTEQSEELQKLSDDLRNANESLIIKDRQKDDFLDSVAHELRTPITAIRSAGEILADDDDIPFDIKQEFLNNIITESDRLSEIINDILYLDKLQHGEISLHIQENNILETYKKALNPLLHLIQQKNIHLSEVNLLNQFIFEYDEARMIQLFQNIWGNALKFTDEQGTIQTKLFEKDEQLVITIFNTGKHIPEEDLEMIFDKFYQSKNQNILKPTGSGLGLAISKKIVQALGGSIKAENSGLGVTFTISIPKKTKNEIINEVEHH, from the coding sequence ATGAGTAGTTTCGCCTTATTTTTTGTGGTTTTGTTTTATCTGGCTCTTCTGTTCTTAGTTGCTTATTTAGCAGAGAAGAAAAGAAGTAAGATCTGGATCAACAACCCCTATATTTATGCTTTGTCTCTTGCCGTTTATTGTACTGCGTGGACGTATTATGGAAGCATAGGCGTTGCAGCAACAAGCGGATTAAATTACCTTCCGATCTACATTGGCCCTATTATGATTATTCCGGCATGGATCTATATCAACACCCGGATTGTAAGAATTTCAAGGGTCAACAAAATAAGCAGCCTTGCCGATTTTATCTCATTGAGATACGGGAACAGCAGAAGCCTGAGTGCTATTATCACGGTGGTTTGCCTGCTGGCCATTGTTCCTTATATCGGACTGCAGATCAAAGCTATTTCTGAAACCTTCCATCTGGTAACGGAAACTCCGATGTCTAACGATATCCTGACCGATAATGCAACTTTTGTGGTAGTTTTAATTGCTTTATTTTCATCTTATTACGGAACACGATATGTTGATGCTTCCGAAAAAAGACTGGGAATTATCTCTGCAATTGCATTGGAAAGTTTTTTAAAACTATTTTTTATCATCATTCTCGGATTTTTTGTCATTTATTATGTCTTTGACGGGTTCTCAGACATTTATGAAAAAGCCAGCAAGTTTGCAGATTTTAAAGAAAAAAATACCTTTAACGGAATTGAAGGCGCTATGAACTGGATGGTTTTATGCATGATTTCCGCTACAGCCATATGCATTTTACCAAGACAGTTTCACACTGCGATTGTTGAAAACAGACAGGAAAAGCATATCAGAACAGCCATTTGGTTTTTCCCGCTTTATCTTTTGATCTTTACCGTATTTATTTTTCCCATTGCCTGGGGCGGCAGGTTGATTTTTGACGGACAAAAAGTAAATCCTGAGTTCTACTCTATTCTGATTCCACAGCATTTTGACAACACCTTAATCACGGTATTTGTATTTCTGGGAGGACTGAGTTCATGTATTTCCATGATTATTATTTCTGCTATTACTTTATCCATTATGCTTTCCAACAACCTCATCATTCCATACGGATTGCTGGGAAAACTAAAGTCTGAAAATGAGGAACAAAACACCAGAAGCATTACCAATATCAGGAAATTCAGCATTTTCGCTTTGATCATCATGGCTTTTGCTTTCTATAAATATTTCATTCTGAAAACTTCACTGGATTCAGTAGGATTAATCTCCTTTGTGGTCATTGCACAGCTGGCTCCGGCATTTTTCGGGGCTCTATTCTGGAGAAGAGGAAGTTATAAAGGCGCTGTTACAGGTCTTATAGCGGGATTAATAATCTGTTATTTCGGATTGATTATTCCTCAGTATTATTTTTCTTACAACCAGGAATTCAAAGGAGTGCTGAGAGATATGTATAATGCTTTCGGTTTTTTCACAATTCCTTATCTGGGAAGAATTCCGCAGATCTTCTTCTGGTCGATGCTTGTAAATACCGGCTTGTTTACTATTATTTCGGTAAGCTCAAAAGGAAATTACCGAGAAAGGAATTTTGCTGAACTCTACGTTGATATTGACAAATATATTCAGAATCATGAAAATGCTTTCATCTGGCGCGGAACAGCCTATATTTCGGATATCCGGAATATTCTTGAGCGTTTTTTAGGTAAAAATAAAACAGAACAGGCCTTAAGAATTTTTAATTTAAAATATAACATCGATTCCAATACGGAGACTGCTGATTCAAGGTTTATCAAATTCTCAGAAAACCTTTTAGCGGGCAGAATCGGGACTGCTTCCGCAAAAATATTGATTGAAGGTGTCACCAAAGAAGATAAAATATCCTTAAAAGAAGTACTGAATATCCTTGAAGAATCCAAAGAAAATATCAGCCTAAACAAGAAACTTACAGAACAGTCTGAAGAACTGCAGAAACTTTCTGATGACTTAAGAAATGCCAACGAAAGTCTTATTATCAAAGACCGCCAGAAAGATGATTTCCTGGATTCTGTTGCCCATGAGCTGAGAACTCCGATTACAGCCATCCGCTCTGCAGGAGAAATTTTAGCGGATGACGACGATATTCCTTTTGACATTAAACAGGAATTTTTAAACAACATCATTACAGAATCTGACAGATTAAGCGAAATTATCAACGATATACTTTACCTGGACAAACTGCAACATGGTGAAATCTCTTTACATATTCAGGAAAACAACATTCTTGAGACTTATAAAAAAGCATTAAATCCGCTTCTTCACCTGATACAGCAGAAAAACATTCATTTAAGCGAAGTAAATCTCCTGAATCAGTTTATATTTGAATATGATGAAGCGAGAATGATTCAATTGTTTCAGAATATCTGGGGAAATGCTTTAAAATTTACAGATGAACAAGGCACCATCCAGACCAAGTTATTTGAAAAAGATGAACAGCTCGTGATTACCATTTTCAATACCGGGAAACATATTCCCGAAGAGGATCTGGAAATGATTTTTGACAAGTTTTATCAGTCAAAGAATCAGAATATTTTAAAACCTACGGGAAGCGGACTGGGACTGGCCATTTCCAAAAAGATAGTACAGGCACTTGGAGGAAGTATAAAAGCAGAAAACAGCGGACTGGGCGTAACTTTCACCATAAGCATTCCCAAAAAAACTAAAAATGAGATTATAAATGAAGTTGAACACCATTAA
- a CDS encoding DUF6814 family protein, whose protein sequence is MNGLKKILGILWITIAVIVGYFGITVLGIPKITSGKQEDLVFGIIILFVLMPIISGGMAVFGYYALKGEYSDDKI, encoded by the coding sequence ATGAACGGACTAAAAAAAATATTAGGCATTCTCTGGATCACCATTGCTGTAATCGTAGGATATTTCGGAATTACCGTACTGGGAATCCCGAAAATAACTTCCGGAAAGCAGGAAGATCTGGTTTTTGGCATCATCATTCTTTTTGTGCTGATGCCGATTATCTCTGGCGGAATGGCAGTTTTTGGATATTATGCATTAAAAGGAGAATATTCTGACGACAAAATTTAA
- a CDS encoding MFS transporter, producing MSENHHESYENMTDRQKNRTIWSVITASSLGTLIEWYDFYIFGSLAIVLATKFFPAVNPTAAFLSTLATFAAGFVVRPFGALFFGRLGDLIGRKYTFLVTLLIMGFSTFLIGCIPSYETIGFLAPVLVLILRLLQGLALGGEYGGAATYVAEYAQPHRRGYWTSWIQTTATAGLFISLIVILITKTTLSAEEFDTWGWRVPFWISILMVAVSYIIRKNMKESPLFAKAKSEGKTSKNPLKESFGNKYNFKFVLLALFGAAMGQGVIWYTGQFYAMSFLQKVMNVESAQVDSLMATALFLGTPFFVFFGWLSDKIGRKAVMMTGMLVAILAYRPIYDSMFKSVSLENKTVASNGITEKRTAKIHNDIATDSLVTFHKETLYTDGTLIKKDSIVHWSPSGVVMKDGKAEEPKVSQSLQLSDNTKWYLVFLVFIQVIFVTMVYGPIAAFLVEMFPVRIRYTSMSLPYHIGNGVFGGLLPAVATYLVTTGKEAGHATWYLEGLWYPIGVATVCLIIGLFYLKNKNNNLHD from the coding sequence ATGAGCGAAAATCATCACGAAAGCTACGAAAATATGACCGACAGGCAGAAAAACCGCACCATCTGGAGCGTTATCACAGCCTCCTCCCTCGGTACACTGATAGAATGGTATGACTTTTACATCTTCGGAAGTCTTGCCATTGTCTTAGCGACCAAATTTTTCCCTGCAGTCAATCCTACAGCCGCATTCTTATCTACTCTTGCAACTTTTGCTGCCGGATTTGTAGTAAGACCTTTCGGGGCTTTATTTTTCGGGAGACTGGGAGATCTTATCGGAAGAAAATATACTTTCCTTGTGACACTGCTGATCATGGGTTTTTCCACTTTCCTGATAGGGTGTATTCCAAGTTATGAAACCATTGGGTTTCTGGCACCGGTCTTAGTTTTAATTTTAAGATTGCTTCAGGGGCTAGCTCTTGGAGGTGAATATGGAGGTGCTGCTACCTATGTTGCAGAATACGCTCAACCTCATCGAAGAGGTTACTGGACGTCATGGATCCAGACTACTGCAACAGCAGGACTTTTTATTTCATTAATTGTTATTCTGATCACCAAAACCACTCTTTCCGCAGAAGAATTTGACACCTGGGGATGGAGAGTTCCTTTCTGGATTTCCATTCTGATGGTAGCCGTATCTTACATCATCAGAAAGAATATGAAAGAGTCTCCGCTTTTTGCGAAAGCTAAAAGCGAGGGAAAAACGTCTAAAAATCCTTTAAAGGAAAGTTTCGGAAACAAATACAACTTCAAGTTTGTATTATTGGCTTTATTCGGAGCTGCGATGGGACAAGGTGTCATCTGGTATACAGGACAGTTCTATGCCATGAGTTTCCTTCAAAAGGTCATGAATGTAGAATCTGCTCAGGTAGATTCATTAATGGCTACCGCTTTATTCTTAGGAACACCTTTCTTTGTCTTTTTCGGATGGCTGTCTGATAAAATCGGAAGAAAAGCAGTGATGATGACTGGCATGCTGGTTGCCATTTTAGCGTACAGGCCTATTTATGACAGTATGTTCAAAAGTGTGAGCCTTGAGAATAAAACGGTTGCTTCCAATGGAATTACTGAAAAAAGAACAGCAAAAATCCATAACGATATTGCAACAGACAGCCTGGTTACTTTCCACAAGGAAACCCTTTATACAGACGGAACCCTGATTAAAAAAGACAGTATCGTTCACTGGTCGCCTTCAGGAGTTGTTATGAAAGACGGAAAAGCCGAAGAGCCTAAAGTTTCCCAAAGCTTACAATTAAGTGACAACACCAAATGGTACCTCGTCTTCCTTGTATTCATCCAGGTAATATTTGTAACCATGGTATACGGACCTATCGCAGCTTTCCTTGTTGAAATGTTCCCTGTGAGAATCCGATACACCTCAATGTCGCTACCTTACCATATCGGAAATGGAGTTTTCGGAGGCCTTCTTCCGGCAGTGGCAACTTATCTTGTAACCACCGGAAAAGAAGCAGGGCATGCAACATGGTATCTTGAAGGATTATGGTATCCTATCGGAGTGGCTACGGTATGTCTCATCATCGGATTGTTTTATCTTAAAAATAAGAACAATAATCTTCACGATTAA